The Streptomyces avermitilis MA-4680 = NBRC 14893 genome contains a region encoding:
- the meaB gene encoding methylmalonyl Co-A mutase-associated GTPase MeaB, which translates to MAIDLDSYVKGVLEGKRAQIARAITLVESTRPDHRSLAQELLTELLPHSGQAKRIGISGVPGVGKSTFIDALGTMLTGLGHRVAVLAVDPSSSRTGGSILGDKTRMERLAVDPAAFVRPSPTAGTLGGVAKATRESIVVMEAAGYDVVLVETVGVGQSETAVANMVDSFLLLTLARTGDQLQGIKKGVLELADVIAVNKADGPHERDARAAARELAGALRLMHGANAAWTPPVLSCSARDAVGLDTVWERLEQHRTLLDSTGRLAAKRRDQQVDWTWTMVRDELLGRLHADPAVRTLAPSLEQQVRDGALTATLAAERILRVFGDGVR; encoded by the coding sequence ATGGCGATCGACCTCGACAGCTATGTGAAGGGCGTACTCGAAGGGAAGCGGGCGCAGATCGCGCGCGCCATCACCCTCGTCGAGTCCACCCGGCCCGATCACCGTTCCCTGGCACAGGAGTTGCTCACCGAGCTGCTGCCGCACAGCGGCCAGGCGAAACGGATCGGGATCAGCGGTGTGCCCGGGGTGGGCAAGTCGACGTTCATCGACGCGCTCGGCACCATGCTCACCGGCCTCGGCCACCGGGTCGCGGTCCTGGCCGTCGACCCGTCGTCGAGCCGGACCGGCGGTTCGATCCTCGGCGACAAGACCCGGATGGAGCGTCTTGCCGTCGACCCCGCGGCCTTCGTACGCCCCTCCCCCACCGCCGGCACCCTGGGCGGGGTCGCCAAGGCGACCCGCGAGTCGATCGTGGTGATGGAGGCCGCGGGCTACGACGTCGTCCTGGTCGAGACGGTGGGCGTGGGACAGTCGGAGACCGCGGTCGCGAACATGGTCGACTCCTTCCTGCTGCTCACCCTCGCCCGTACCGGTGACCAGCTGCAAGGCATCAAGAAGGGGGTGCTGGAGCTGGCCGACGTGATCGCCGTCAACAAGGCGGACGGGCCGCACGAGCGCGACGCCCGCGCCGCGGCACGGGAGTTGGCGGGCGCACTGCGCCTGATGCACGGCGCCAACGCCGCCTGGACCCCGCCCGTGCTCAGTTGCAGCGCGCGCGACGCGGTGGGCCTGGACACGGTGTGGGAGCGCCTCGAACAGCACCGCACGCTCCTCGACTCGACCGGCCGGCTCGCCGCCAAGCGCCGCGACCAGCAGGTCGACTGGACCTGGACCATGGTCCGCGACGAACTCCTCGGCCGCCTGCACGCCGATCCGGCCGTACGGACCCTCGCGCCTTCCCTCGAACAGCAGGTGCGGGACGGCGCGTTGACGGCCACGCTCGCCGCCGAGCGCATTCTGCGGGTGTTCGGCGACGGGGTGCGGTGA
- a CDS encoding short-chain fatty acyl-CoA regulator family protein, with amino-acid sequence MGKTYAGARLRRLREERRMSQAELARVLGISPSYLNQMEHDSRPLTVPVLLRLTEAFGVDAGFFSERDTTRLMADLREALAREIAETRVSASDLTELASRIPAVAKVLLDLGRRNQLLSERLAEAAEGRDGEPDVPRSPHEEIRDFFYRRQNYLHDTDLAAERLAEEIGIRPGEVVRALTARLADRHGVRLTAETGDHLHHYDDASRTLHLSSRLRPGQRAFRMATQLALLEYGDELDHQAAQDFPTATPTHALARIGIANYFAAALILPYRTFHAAAEEARYDIERLTDRYGLGYETVCHRLSTLQRPRLRGVPFSFVRVDRAGNLSKRQSATGFHFSRAGGTCPLWNVYEAFAAPGRIHVQIAEMPDGQRYLWTARAITRHRGGWGEPGKTFAIGLGCEIRHASRLVYSDGLDLGNASAAIPIGMGCRVCERLDCPQRAAPPLGRPLRIDQNSTTFVPYPVAHRPE; translated from the coding sequence GTGGGCAAGACCTACGCGGGAGCGCGGCTACGACGCCTGCGCGAGGAACGCCGGATGAGCCAGGCCGAGCTGGCCCGGGTCCTGGGCATCTCACCCAGCTATCTGAACCAGATGGAGCACGACTCCCGGCCGCTCACCGTGCCGGTCCTGCTGAGGCTGACCGAAGCCTTCGGTGTCGACGCGGGCTTCTTCTCCGAGCGCGACACGACCCGGCTGATGGCGGATCTGCGGGAGGCGCTGGCGCGCGAGATCGCCGAAACCCGGGTGTCCGCCTCCGATCTGACGGAGCTCGCCTCGCGGATACCGGCCGTCGCGAAGGTCCTGCTCGACCTGGGCCGCCGCAACCAACTCCTGTCCGAGCGGCTCGCCGAGGCCGCGGAGGGCCGGGACGGCGAGCCGGACGTACCCCGCTCGCCGCACGAGGAGATCCGGGACTTCTTCTACCGCCGGCAGAACTACCTGCACGACACCGACCTCGCGGCCGAGCGGCTGGCCGAGGAGATCGGCATCCGGCCCGGCGAGGTCGTACGGGCGCTGACGGCGCGACTCGCCGACCGGCACGGCGTGCGGCTGACCGCCGAGACCGGTGACCACCTGCATCACTACGACGACGCGTCCCGGACTCTCCACCTGTCCAGCCGCCTCCGCCCCGGACAGCGGGCGTTTCGCATGGCGACCCAACTCGCCCTGCTGGAGTACGGCGACGAACTGGACCACCAGGCGGCCCAGGACTTCCCGACCGCTACGCCCACGCATGCCCTGGCCCGTATCGGCATCGCCAACTACTTCGCCGCCGCGCTGATCCTGCCCTACCGCACGTTCCACGCCGCGGCGGAGGAGGCGCGGTACGACATCGAGCGCCTCACCGACCGCTACGGCCTCGGCTACGAGACCGTCTGCCACCGCCTGAGCACCCTCCAGCGCCCCCGCCTGCGCGGAGTGCCCTTCTCCTTCGTACGCGTCGACCGGGCCGGCAACCTGTCCAAACGGCAGTCCGCGACCGGCTTCCACTTCTCCCGCGCCGGCGGCACCTGCCCACTGTGGAACGTCTACGAAGCGTTCGCCGCGCCCGGCCGCATCCACGTCCAGATCGCCGAAATGCCCGACGGGCAGCGCTACTTGTGGACGGCGCGGGCGATCACCCGCCATCGCGGCGGCTGGGGCGAGCCCGGCAAGACCTTCGCCATCGGCCTGGGCTGCGAGATCCGCCACGCCTCCCGGCTCGTCTACTCGGACGGCCTCGACCTCGGCAACGCTTCCGCCGCCATCCCCATCGGCATGGGCTGCCGCGTCTGCGAACGCCTCGACTGTCCCCAGCGCGCCGCACCGCCCCTCGGCCGCCCGCTACGGATCGACCAGAACAGCACCACGTTCGTTCCGTATCCGGTGGCACACCGACCGGAATGA
- a CDS encoding S1 family peptidase has protein sequence MFGLNRAKKTAAVVAATAAAAATALLAAPGAVAAPQPIVGGSTTTTTAYPFMMQITDASQNQFCGGTLVSATKVVTAAHCMVGETTSSVRVVGGRTYLNGTNGTVSKVSKIWINPDYTDATNGDDVAVLTLSTSMSYTPASYVSSSQTSIYATGATARIIGWGTTSENGSSSNQLRTATVPIVSNTSCASSYGSDFVASDMVCAGYTSGGVDTCQGDSGGPLLIGGVLAGITSWGEGCAEAGYPGVYTRLTTFSSLVTAQVNS, from the coding sequence ATGTTCGGGCTCAATCGCGCAAAGAAGACCGCCGCCGTAGTCGCCGCCACCGCTGCCGCCGCGGCGACGGCTCTGCTGGCCGCCCCGGGCGCCGTCGCCGCCCCCCAGCCCATCGTCGGCGGCTCGACGACCACGACGACCGCGTACCCGTTCATGATGCAGATCACGGACGCCTCGCAGAACCAGTTCTGCGGCGGCACCCTGGTCTCGGCCACCAAGGTCGTCACCGCCGCCCACTGTATGGTCGGCGAGACCACCAGCAGCGTCCGCGTCGTCGGCGGCAGAACGTACCTCAACGGCACGAACGGCACCGTCAGCAAGGTCAGCAAGATCTGGATCAACCCCGACTACACGGACGCCACCAACGGCGACGACGTGGCCGTGCTGACCCTGTCGACGTCGATGTCGTACACCCCGGCGTCGTACGTCTCGTCGTCCCAGACGAGCATCTACGCGACCGGCGCCACCGCCCGCATCATAGGCTGGGGCACCACCTCCGAGAACGGCAGCTCCTCCAACCAGCTGCGCACCGCGACCGTCCCGATCGTGTCCAACACCAGCTGCGCCAGCTCCTACGGTTCCGACTTCGTCGCCAGTGACATGGTCTGCGCCGGATACACCTCCGGCGGCGTCGACACCTGCCAGGGCGACAGCGGCGGCCCGCTGCTCATCGGCGGCGTCCTGGCGGGCATCACGTCCTGGGGCGAGGGCTGCGCGGAGGCCGGCTACCCGGGCGTCTACACCCGCCTGACGACCTTCTCGAGCCTGGTGACCGCGCAGGTCAACTCGTAG
- the scpA gene encoding methylmalonyl-CoA mutase — translation MGIPDFAGIELGTPTASGGPDEWRTALKKATGGDDLLWETPEGITVKPLYTGQDVEGLDFLGTYPGIAPYLRGPYPTMYVNQPWTIRQYAGFSTAEESNAFYRRNLAAGQKGLSVAFDLPTHRGYDSDHPRVTGDVGMAGVAIDSIYDMRQLFDGIPLDKMTVSMTMNGAVLPVLALYIVAAEEQGVPPEKLAGTIQNDILKEFMVRNTYIYPPKPSMRIISDIFAFTSQRMPRYNSISISGYHIQEAGATADLELAYTLADGVEYLRAGQEAGLDVDAFAPRLSFFWAIGMNFFMEIAKMRAARLLWAKLVKQFDPKNAKSLSLRTHSQTSGWSLTAQDVFNNVTRTCVEAMAATQGHTQSLHTNALDEALALPTDFSARIARNTQLLIQQESGTTRVIDPWGGSAYVEKLTYDLARRAWQHIEEVEAAGGMAQAIDAGIPKLRVEEAAARTQARIDSGRQPVIGVNKYRVETDEKIDVLKVDNSSVRAQQIEKLRRLRAERDEQACQDALHALTRAAEGTGNLLELAVNAARAKATVGEISDALEKVYGRHAGQIRTISGVYRTEAGESPSVERTRTLVGSFEEAEGRRPRILVAKMGQDGHDRGQKVIATAFADLGFDVDVGPLFQTPAEVARQAVEADVHIVGVSSLAAGHLTLVPALREQLAEEGREDIMIVVGGVIPPQDVPTLLEMGAAAVFPPGTVIPDAAYDLVTRLAADLGHDL, via the coding sequence ATGGGAATCCCCGACTTCGCCGGGATCGAGCTGGGCACGCCCACCGCCTCCGGCGGCCCCGACGAGTGGCGTACGGCCCTGAAGAAGGCGACCGGCGGCGACGACCTCCTCTGGGAGACCCCCGAGGGCATCACGGTCAAGCCTCTCTACACCGGGCAGGACGTCGAGGGCCTGGACTTCCTGGGCACGTACCCGGGCATCGCCCCGTATCTGCGCGGCCCGTACCCGACGATGTACGTCAACCAGCCCTGGACCATCCGCCAGTACGCGGGCTTCTCCACCGCCGAGGAGTCCAACGCCTTCTACCGGCGCAACCTGGCGGCCGGCCAGAAGGGCCTGTCCGTCGCCTTCGACCTGCCCACCCACCGCGGCTACGACAGCGACCACCCCCGCGTGACCGGTGACGTCGGCATGGCGGGCGTGGCCATCGACTCGATCTACGACATGCGGCAGCTCTTCGACGGCATCCCGCTCGACAAGATGACCGTGTCGATGACGATGAACGGCGCCGTGCTGCCCGTCCTCGCGCTCTACATCGTGGCCGCCGAGGAACAGGGCGTGCCGCCCGAGAAACTGGCCGGGACCATCCAGAACGACATCCTCAAGGAGTTCATGGTCCGCAACACCTACATCTATCCGCCGAAGCCGTCGATGCGGATCATCTCCGACATCTTCGCCTTCACGTCGCAGCGGATGCCGCGGTACAACTCCATCTCCATCTCCGGGTACCACATCCAGGAGGCGGGCGCGACGGCCGACCTGGAGCTCGCGTACACGCTCGCCGACGGCGTGGAGTACCTGCGGGCCGGCCAGGAGGCCGGCCTGGACGTCGACGCCTTCGCGCCCCGGCTCTCCTTCTTCTGGGCGATCGGCATGAACTTCTTCATGGAGATCGCCAAGATGCGGGCCGCGCGCCTGCTGTGGGCGAAGCTGGTCAAGCAGTTCGACCCGAAGAACGCCAAGTCCCTCTCTCTGCGCACCCATTCGCAGACCTCCGGCTGGTCGCTGACCGCGCAGGACGTGTTCAACAACGTGACGCGTACGTGTGTGGAGGCGATGGCGGCCACCCAAGGCCACACGCAGTCCCTGCACACCAACGCGCTCGACGAGGCGCTCGCGCTGCCCACCGACTTCTCGGCGCGCATCGCCCGCAACACGCAGCTGCTGATCCAGCAGGAGTCGGGCACGACCCGGGTGATCGACCCGTGGGGCGGCAGCGCGTACGTCGAGAAGCTGACGTACGACCTGGCGCGCCGGGCCTGGCAGCACATCGAGGAGGTCGAGGCGGCGGGCGGCATGGCGCAGGCCATCGACGCCGGTATCCCGAAGCTCCGGGTGGAGGAGGCCGCGGCCCGCACCCAGGCGCGGATCGACTCCGGGCGCCAGCCGGTCATCGGCGTGAACAAGTACCGCGTCGAGACCGACGAGAAGATCGACGTCCTCAAGGTCGACAACTCCTCCGTCCGCGCCCAGCAGATCGAGAAGCTCCGGCGGCTGCGCGCGGAGCGCGACGAACAGGCCTGCCAGGACGCGCTGCACGCCCTGACCCGCGCCGCCGAGGGCACCGGCAACCTGCTGGAGCTGGCCGTGAACGCCGCCCGCGCGAAGGCCACCGTCGGGGAGATCTCCGACGCCCTGGAGAAGGTGTACGGGCGGCACGCGGGGCAGATCCGTACGATCTCCGGTGTGTACCGCACCGAAGCAGGCGAGTCTCCGTCCGTCGAGCGCACCCGTACGCTCGTGGGCTCCTTCGAGGAGGCCGAGGGCCGCCGTCCGCGCATCCTGGTCGCCAAGATGGGCCAGGACGGGCACGACCGCGGCCAGAAGGTGATCGCCACCGCCTTCGCCGACCTCGGCTTCGACGTCGACGTCGGCCCGCTCTTCCAGACCCCCGCCGAGGTGGCCCGCCAGGCCGTGGAGGCGGACGTGCACATCGTCGGCGTCTCCTCGCTGGCCGCGGGGCATCTGACCCTCGTACCGGCGCTGCGCGAGCAGCTCGCCGAAGAGGGGCGCGAGGACATCATGATCGTGGTCGGCGGGGTGATCCCACCGCAGGACGTGCCGACCCTGCTGGAGATGGGCGCGGCAGCCGTCTTCCCGCCCGGCACGGTCATCCCCGACGCGGCGTACGACCTGGTGACGCGGCTGGCCGCCGATCTCGGACACGACCTCTGA
- a CDS encoding winged helix DNA-binding domain-containing protein, which translates to MTKSTSQKATASQVTASHVTAATAATAATAATASKARASKAPKASRAAAAAPVLTPRALNRATLDRQLLLRRAPLSAKDAVEHLLGLQAQNVKPPYYALAARLDGFTPEALSRLMADREVVRIVTMRSTIHTHTADDCLTLRPLVQAARDRELNYFRKGLAGVDLDRLTAVSRELVETEPRTMKQLREALLVEWPDADPQSLAVAARCRLPLVQVTPRGLWGRSGQVALTTAEHWLGRPAGPAPAPDSTVLRYLAAFGPASVKDMQTWAGLTRLRDAFERLRPQLVTFRDETGVELFDLPDAPRPAADTPAPPRFLPEFDNLLLSHADRTRVVPADLKGRTWAGNQAYCTLLVDGFLAGVWRLDEDALTIEPFGTLTRAQRQEVVQEGERTLAVMAGGTNSYDIRFGTVVRA; encoded by the coding sequence ATGACGAAGAGCACCTCGCAGAAGGCCACGGCGTCCCAGGTCACGGCATCCCATGTCACGGCGGCCACGGCGGCCACGGCGGCCACGGCGGCCACGGCGTCCAAGGCCAGGGCGTCCAAGGCGCCCAAGGCCTCCCGTGCCGCCGCGGCCGCTCCCGTGCTCACCCCCCGCGCCCTCAACCGCGCCACCCTCGACCGCCAGCTCCTGCTGCGCCGCGCGCCCCTGTCCGCGAAGGACGCCGTCGAGCACCTGCTCGGGCTCCAGGCGCAGAACGTGAAGCCGCCGTACTACGCCCTCGCCGCCCGCCTCGACGGGTTCACCCCCGAGGCGCTGTCACGGCTCATGGCCGACCGCGAGGTCGTCCGCATCGTCACCATGCGCTCCACCATCCACACCCACACCGCCGACGACTGCCTCACCCTGCGCCCGCTGGTGCAGGCCGCCCGCGACCGGGAACTGAACTACTTCCGCAAGGGACTCGCCGGCGTCGACCTCGACCGGCTCACCGCCGTCAGCCGCGAGCTCGTCGAGACCGAGCCGCGCACGATGAAGCAGCTCCGCGAGGCCCTGCTCGTGGAGTGGCCGGACGCGGACCCGCAGTCCCTCGCCGTCGCCGCGCGCTGCCGCCTCCCGCTCGTCCAGGTCACCCCGCGCGGTCTGTGGGGCAGGAGCGGTCAGGTCGCGCTCACCACCGCCGAGCACTGGCTCGGCCGTCCCGCCGGGCCTGCCCCCGCGCCCGACTCCACCGTGCTGCGCTATCTGGCCGCCTTCGGTCCCGCGTCGGTCAAGGACATGCAGACCTGGGCGGGTCTGACCCGGCTGCGGGACGCCTTCGAGCGCCTTCGCCCGCAGCTCGTCACCTTCCGCGACGAGACCGGCGTCGAGCTCTTCGACCTCCCGGACGCGCCCCGCCCGGCCGCCGACACCCCCGCGCCGCCCCGCTTCCTGCCCGAGTTCGACAACCTGCTCCTCTCCCACGCCGACCGCACCCGCGTGGTGCCCGCCGACCTCAAGGGCCGTACCTGGGCGGGGAACCAGGCGTACTGCACGCTCCTCGTCGACGGCTTCCTGGCGGGCGTCTGGCGGCTGGACGAGGACGCCCTCACCATCGAGCCCTTCGGCACGCTCACCAGGGCGCAGCGGCAGGAGGTGGTTCAGGAGGGCGAGCGGACGCTCGCGGTGATGGCCGGCGGCACGAACTCGTACGACATCCGGTTCGGGACCGTCGTACGGGCATGA
- a CDS encoding methylmalonyl-CoA mutase subunit beta: protein MTVLPDDGLSLAAEFPDATLEQWQRLVAGVLRKSGKEVSDTAAEEALSTALEDGLASRPLYTARDSAPDPGLPGFAPFVRGGRAEGNTTGGWDVRQRHSAADGDAVLADLENGVTSLWLVAGAGGIPVPSLGRVLDGVYLDLAPVALDAGGDTEPAARELLRLYAERGVAKEAARGNLGADPLGHEARTGDEPFDFAPVAGLARLCAEEYPGLRALTVDALPYHEAGGSAAQELGCSLATGVAYLRELTAAGLSVEHACGQLEFRYAATADQFLTIAKLRAARRLWARVAEVCGAPGAGAQVQHAVTSPVMMARRDPWVNMLRTTVATLAAGVGGADAVTVLPFDHALGLPDAFARRIARNTSTILVEESHLSRVIDPAGGSWYVERLTDELAHSGWEFFQWIEREGGQAGALRSGRLGQDLANTWAARSAKLAERREPVTGVSEFPSLAERPVERAPAPASPSGGLPRVRRDEAYETLRARSDAHLAATGSRPRIFLAALGPAAAHTARLAFASNLFQAGGIEPVTEGTFEDSGATEVCLCSSDALYEERAAEVAGAVKAAGARHVFLAGRPGRYPGVDSHVFAGCDTVAVLSATLDRMGVS, encoded by the coding sequence ATGACGGTCCTGCCTGACGACGGGCTTTCGCTGGCCGCCGAGTTCCCTGATGCGACCCTTGAGCAGTGGCAGCGCCTCGTGGCGGGCGTACTGCGCAAGTCGGGCAAGGAAGTCTCGGACACGGCAGCCGAGGAAGCTCTGTCCACCGCGCTGGAGGACGGCCTCGCCAGCCGGCCTCTGTACACGGCGCGCGACTCCGCGCCCGATCCCGGCCTTCCCGGTTTCGCCCCCTTCGTCCGCGGTGGCCGCGCCGAGGGGAACACCACCGGCGGCTGGGACGTACGGCAGCGGCACTCGGCCGCCGACGGCGACGCGGTGCTCGCGGACCTGGAGAACGGCGTCACCTCACTCTGGCTGGTCGCCGGCGCGGGCGGAATCCCTGTGCCCTCGCTCGGCCGGGTCCTCGACGGCGTCTACCTCGACCTGGCGCCCGTCGCCCTCGACGCGGGAGGTGACACCGAGCCCGCCGCGCGCGAGTTGCTGCGGCTGTACGCGGAGCGGGGTGTCGCCAAGGAGGCGGCGCGCGGCAATCTGGGTGCGGACCCGCTGGGCCACGAGGCCCGTACGGGAGACGAGCCGTTCGACTTCGCGCCGGTCGCCGGCCTCGCGCGGTTGTGTGCCGAGGAGTACCCGGGGCTGCGCGCACTGACCGTGGACGCGTTGCCCTACCACGAGGCCGGTGGCTCCGCCGCTCAGGAGCTCGGCTGTTCGCTGGCGACCGGCGTCGCCTATCTGCGGGAGCTGACCGCGGCCGGCCTCTCGGTCGAACACGCCTGCGGGCAGCTGGAGTTCCGGTACGCCGCCACCGCCGACCAGTTCCTGACCATCGCCAAACTGCGGGCGGCCCGCAGGCTGTGGGCACGGGTCGCCGAGGTGTGCGGGGCGCCGGGCGCGGGGGCGCAGGTGCAGCATGCCGTGACCTCGCCGGTCATGATGGCGCGCCGCGATCCGTGGGTGAACATGCTGCGTACGACGGTCGCCACCCTGGCGGCCGGGGTCGGTGGCGCCGACGCCGTCACGGTGCTGCCCTTCGACCACGCCCTCGGCCTTCCCGACGCGTTCGCCCGGCGGATCGCCCGCAACACCTCGACGATCCTGGTCGAGGAGTCGCATCTGTCGAGGGTGATCGATCCGGCGGGCGGCTCCTGGTACGTGGAGCGGCTCACCGACGAACTCGCCCACTCGGGCTGGGAGTTCTTCCAATGGATCGAGCGGGAGGGCGGCCAGGCGGGGGCCCTGCGCTCGGGCCGGCTCGGGCAGGACCTGGCGAACACCTGGGCGGCGCGGAGCGCGAAGCTCGCCGAACGACGTGAGCCCGTGACCGGGGTCAGCGAGTTCCCGAGTCTCGCCGAGCGCCCCGTGGAGCGCGCGCCCGCACCCGCCTCTCCGTCCGGCGGCCTCCCCCGGGTGCGGCGCGACGAGGCGTACGAGACGCTGCGCGCCCGCTCCGACGCCCACCTGGCGGCGACCGGGTCCCGGCCGCGGATCTTCCTGGCCGCCCTGGGTCCCGCCGCCGCCCACACCGCCCGTCTCGCCTTCGCCTCGAACCTGTTCCAGGCCGGTGGCATCGAGCCCGTCACGGAGGGCACGTTCGAGGACAGCGGTGCCACCGAGGTCTGTCTCTGCTCCAGCGACGCGCTGTACGAGGAGCGGGCCGCGGAGGTCGCCGGGGCCGTCAAGGCGGCAGGCGCCAGGCATGTGTTCCTCGCCGGCCGTCCCGGGCGGTACCCCGGTGTCGACAGCCATGTCTTCGCGGGCTGTGACACCGTCGCCGTACTCTCCGCCACCCTCGACCGTATGGGAGTGTCCTGA
- a CDS encoding magnesium and cobalt transport protein CorA, with the protein MSERRARPASKNGRKSAWRRALNPPATPPAEPPAGGPDAPAPETADAASVVQATLYRDGVRVSSPASLADTFRELRDEPSGMAWIGLARPTESELLSLAEEFDLHPLAVEDAMEAHQRPKLERYGETLFVVLRAARYLDAPEEVDFGELHVFVGPDFVITVRHGAAPDLSAVRRRMEETPELLKLGPEAVLYAILDAVVDGYVPVVAGVQNDIDEIETEVFRGDPAVSRRIYELSREMVEFQRATRPLVGMLHSLMAGFAKYGTDEELQRYLRDVADHVTHTSERVDGFRQALADILTVNATLVTQQQNAEMRALAEAGFEQNEEIKKISSWAAILFAPTLVGTIYGMNFEHMPELGWSFGYPFAIGLMGLVCVSLYVIFKRRGWL; encoded by the coding sequence ATGTCCGAGCGACGCGCCCGCCCAGCTTCGAAGAACGGCAGGAAGTCCGCCTGGCGCCGGGCCCTGAACCCGCCCGCGACGCCGCCCGCCGAACCTCCGGCGGGCGGCCCCGACGCGCCGGCCCCGGAAACGGCGGATGCGGCCAGCGTCGTACAGGCGACCCTGTACCGCGACGGCGTACGCGTCTCCTCGCCCGCCTCCCTCGCCGACACGTTCCGGGAGCTGCGCGACGAGCCGTCCGGCATGGCCTGGATCGGCCTCGCGCGCCCCACGGAGTCCGAACTCCTTTCCCTGGCCGAGGAGTTCGATCTGCATCCGCTCGCCGTCGAGGACGCGATGGAGGCACACCAGCGGCCGAAACTGGAGCGCTACGGCGAGACGCTCTTCGTCGTCCTGCGGGCCGCCCGCTATCTGGACGCGCCGGAGGAGGTCGACTTCGGCGAACTCCATGTCTTCGTGGGCCCGGACTTCGTGATCACGGTCCGGCACGGCGCGGCCCCCGACCTGTCGGCCGTCCGCCGCCGTATGGAGGAGACGCCGGAGCTGCTGAAACTGGGGCCGGAGGCGGTGCTGTACGCGATCCTGGACGCGGTGGTCGACGGCTATGTGCCGGTGGTGGCCGGTGTCCAGAACGACATCGACGAGATCGAGACGGAGGTCTTCCGCGGCGACCCGGCCGTCTCCCGCCGCATCTACGAACTCTCCCGCGAGATGGTCGAGTTCCAGCGCGCCACCCGCCCCCTGGTCGGCATGCTGCACAGCCTGATGGCGGGCTTCGCCAAGTACGGCACGGACGAGGAACTCCAGCGCTACCTCCGGGACGTGGCCGACCACGTCACCCACACCAGCGAACGCGTCGACGGCTTCCGCCAGGCACTGGCGGACATCCTGACGGTGAACGCGACCCTGGTCACCCAGCAACAGAACGCGGAGATGCGGGCGTTGGCGGAGGCAGGGTTCGAGCAGAACGAGGAAATCAAGAAGATCTCGAGCTGGGCAGCGATCCTCTTCGCCCCCACGCTCGTCGGAACCATCTATGGCATGAACTTCGAGCACATGCCCGAGTTGGGCTGGAGCTTCGGATACCCCTTCGCGATCGGCCTGATGGGGCTGGTCTGCGTCAGTTTGTACGTGATTTTCAAGCGGCGGGGCTGGCTCTGA